In Natronococcus occultus SP4, the following proteins share a genomic window:
- a CDS encoding NRAMP family divalent metal transporter, whose amino-acid sequence MGQTSSVVDVPFERAKETVHQYGLGLLFAANIFGAGSVYILTEAGLLFGYGLLWVLPLGLGVGLAMHEMSARLAAADRPLMTYIRDVIGERAAKPFAFGISFIMQFWSVANYALAGAAIVYLTPLSNLYVAVIVSAALGIALVELRVYSRIEGVIAALVFAIFASYLVIVANLQPPAAGIASGFVPGVVEDVEYMTMIIALLGTTVYYPNFFIQTSMQHEKNWDDVSRYRRDHTVGLAAVIALSATVIVAAAISMPDADLAFTTPAEPLVELIGDWVLGVFILAVGAASFSSATGTLFAAGFMVPQSSGLSTQFGDLQFRRTVHFLIGLSVVLAIPILAFTDFTPVDLALLMPAVNGVVGLPLTALALFAAVRRYFDPSRVEQAIFLTAVVVLFLTSLVTGEDLVRSVVELL is encoded by the coding sequence ATGGGACAAACCAGTTCTGTCGTCGATGTGCCGTTTGAGCGAGCGAAGGAAACGGTTCACCAGTACGGGCTCGGTCTCCTGTTCGCAGCGAATATCTTCGGCGCCGGCTCCGTCTACATCCTGACCGAGGCGGGGCTCCTGTTCGGGTACGGACTCCTCTGGGTGTTGCCGCTCGGGCTCGGCGTCGGGCTCGCGATGCACGAGATGTCAGCGCGCCTGGCCGCCGCGGACCGCCCCCTGATGACATACATCAGGGACGTCATCGGCGAGCGGGCGGCGAAACCGTTCGCGTTCGGGATCTCGTTTATCATGCAGTTCTGGAGCGTCGCCAACTACGCGCTCGCGGGGGCTGCGATCGTCTACCTCACGCCGCTGTCGAACCTCTATGTCGCGGTGATCGTCTCGGCAGCGCTCGGGATCGCGCTGGTCGAGCTTCGGGTCTACAGCCGGATCGAGGGCGTGATCGCAGCACTCGTGTTCGCGATCTTCGCCTCATATCTCGTCATCGTCGCGAACCTCCAGCCGCCGGCGGCAGGAATCGCGTCCGGATTCGTCCCCGGCGTCGTCGAGGACGTCGAGTACATGACGATGATTATCGCCCTGCTCGGGACGACCGTCTACTACCCGAACTTCTTCATCCAGACGAGCATGCAACACGAGAAAAACTGGGACGACGTCTCCCGGTACCGCCGTGACCATACCGTCGGGCTTGCCGCAGTCATCGCACTGAGTGCGACCGTGATCGTTGCGGCTGCGATCTCGATGCCAGACGCCGACCTGGCGTTTACCACGCCCGCCGAGCCCCTGGTCGAGCTGATCGGCGACTGGGTTCTCGGCGTCTTCATCCTCGCGGTCGGTGCCGCGTCCTTCAGCAGCGCCACCGGAACCCTGTTCGCCGCCGGGTTCATGGTACCCCAGTCTTCGGGGCTCTCGACCCAGTTTGGCGACCTGCAGTTCCGGCGTACCGTCCACTTCCTGATCGGGCTCTCGGTCGTGTTAGCGATCCCGATTCTTGCCTTCACCGACTTCACGCCGGTTGATCTGGCGCTACTGATGCCCGCAGTCAACGGCGTCGTCGGACTGCCCCTGACCGCGCTGGCACTGTTTGCAGCCGTCCGTCGGTACTTCGACCCGTCGCGAGTCGAACAGGCGATCTTCCTGACGGCCGTCGTCGTGCTGTTTCTGACCTCGCTCGTGACCGGCGAGGACCTCGTCCGGTCCGTCGTCGAGCTGCTGTAG
- the gyrB gene encoding DNA topoisomerase (ATP-hydrolyzing) subunit B produces MSQESEYGAGQIQVLEGLEAVRKRPAMYIGSTDARGLHHLVYEVVDNSIDEALAGHCDEITVSIEADGSVVVADDGRGIPVDTHDEYDRPALEVILTVLHAGGKFDNKSYQVSGGLHGVGVSVVNALSERLEAEVKRDGGVFRHAFEAGEPVGDMERVRDMEPDEDTGTEIRFWPDSDIFEGDEFSFSTLSSRLRELAFLNSGVRITLRDERQETEDAVAETYEYEGGIREFVEYLNETRAVMHDDVIYFEDEEQDIQVEVAMQATEDLQGSIHAFANNINTREGGTHLTGFKTALTRVVNDYGNDQGLLGDIDGNLKGEDIREGLTAVISVKHPDPQFEGQTKTKLGNSEVRGIVESAMHERLGTYFEEHPDTAEAIVVKAVEAAKARKAAQKAEELTRRKSALESTSLPGKLADCQTKDPEEAELFIAEGDSAGGSAKQARNPEFQAVLPIKGKILNVEKHRLDRILENDEIRNMITAIGAGIGDEFNIDDVRYKKIIMATDADVDGAHIRTLLLTFFYRHMRPLLEGGYVYATQPPLYRVRYRGETYDAMTDAERNEIVEEVCDGNPTQVQRFKGLGEMNPEQLWETTMNPDNRILKRITVEDAAAADKMFSVLMGDAVEPRKQFIKDNAPEAEWIDI; encoded by the coding sequence ATGTCCCAGGAAAGCGAGTACGGTGCCGGACAGATCCAGGTCCTCGAGGGCCTGGAAGCTGTACGAAAACGGCCAGCGATGTATATCGGTTCTACCGACGCGCGTGGGCTTCACCACCTCGTTTACGAGGTAGTCGACAACTCGATCGACGAGGCCCTCGCCGGACACTGCGACGAGATTACCGTCTCTATCGAAGCGGACGGCTCGGTAGTCGTCGCCGACGACGGCCGCGGCATCCCCGTCGACACCCACGACGAGTACGACCGCCCTGCCCTCGAGGTCATCCTGACCGTCCTCCACGCTGGCGGGAAGTTCGACAACAAATCCTACCAGGTCTCCGGCGGTCTCCACGGCGTCGGCGTCAGCGTCGTCAACGCACTCTCAGAGCGCCTCGAGGCCGAGGTCAAACGCGACGGCGGTGTCTTCCGCCACGCGTTCGAGGCAGGCGAACCCGTCGGCGACATGGAGCGGGTTCGCGACATGGAGCCCGACGAGGACACTGGAACCGAGATCCGGTTCTGGCCCGACAGCGACATCTTCGAGGGCGACGAGTTCTCCTTCTCGACGCTGTCAAGCCGGCTGCGGGAGCTCGCCTTCCTCAACTCCGGCGTTCGCATCACCCTCCGTGACGAGCGCCAGGAGACCGAGGACGCAGTCGCCGAGACCTACGAGTACGAGGGCGGCATCCGCGAGTTCGTCGAGTACTTGAACGAGACGCGCGCGGTGATGCACGACGACGTCATCTACTTCGAAGACGAGGAACAAGACATCCAGGTCGAGGTCGCGATGCAGGCAACCGAGGACCTCCAGGGGTCGATCCACGCCTTCGCGAACAACATCAACACCCGCGAGGGCGGGACCCACCTCACCGGGTTCAAGACCGCGCTGACGCGGGTCGTCAACGATTACGGCAACGACCAGGGGCTGTTAGGCGACATCGACGGCAACCTCAAGGGCGAGGACATCCGCGAGGGGCTGACCGCGGTGATCTCGGTGAAACACCCCGACCCGCAGTTCGAGGGCCAGACGAAGACGAAACTCGGCAACTCGGAGGTGCGAGGAATCGTCGAGAGCGCGATGCACGAGCGGCTGGGGACGTACTTCGAAGAGCATCCCGACACCGCCGAGGCGATCGTCGTCAAGGCTGTCGAGGCCGCGAAGGCCCGCAAGGCCGCTCAGAAGGCCGAGGAGCTCACGCGCCGGAAGTCGGCACTCGAGTCGACCTCACTGCCCGGTAAGCTCGCGGACTGTCAGACCAAAGATCCCGAGGAGGCCGAGCTGTTTATCGCCGAAGGAGACTCTGCGGGCGGCAGCGCAAAGCAGGCTCGCAACCCCGAGTTCCAGGCCGTGCTCCCGATCAAGGGGAAGATCCTGAACGTCGAGAAACACCGCCTGGATCGGATCCTCGAGAACGACGAGATCCGCAACATGATCACCGCGATCGGCGCGGGGATCGGCGACGAGTTCAACATCGACGACGTCCGGTACAAGAAGATCATCATGGCGACCGACGCAGACGTCGACGGCGCACACATCCGTACGCTGCTGTTGACGTTCTTCTACCGGCACATGCGGCCGCTGCTGGAGGGCGGGTACGTCTACGCGACCCAGCCGCCGCTGTACCGCGTCCGGTATCGCGGCGAGACCTACGACGCGATGACCGACGCCGAGCGCAACGAGATCGTCGAAGAGGTCTGTGACGGCAATCCCACCCAGGTTCAGCGATTCAAGGGGCTCGGCGAGATGAACCCCGAGCAGCTCTGGGAGACGACGATGAACCCCGACAACCGCATCCTCAAGCGGATCACCGTCGAGGACGCGGCCGCGGCGGACAAGATGTTCTCCGTGCTGATGGGCGACGCCGTCGAGCCCCGCAAGCAGTTCATCAAGGACAACGCTCCGGAAGCGGAGTGGATCGACATTTAG
- the gyrA gene encoding DNA gyrase subunit A, translating into MSSEVPDPTDIEAASIESVRIEDEMEQSYIDYAMSVIAGRALPDVRDGLKPVHRRILYAMHELGVSSGSSHRKSSSIVGETMGDYHPHGDSAIYDTLVRMAQDFSMRYPLVDGQGNFGSMDGDPAAAPRYTEARMAPVAEELLEDIDKDTVDFSANYDDRLQEPDVLPAAFPNLLVNGSSGIAVGMSTNIPPHNLSEVIDATIELIDDPDATVEDLMDHIKGPDFPTGANIVGRDAVYSAYKTGRGRVRVRAEFEVEEWKNGRERIVVTELPFQENKARLVERIAEDVTEGELEGITDLRDESDRDGVRIVIECKRGANVEVVKNKLLESHLEKTFGIINLALVDGQPQVLSLKETLEEYVDHRREVVRRRSEYDLAEAEDRAHILEGRLKAVENAEDVVELIRDSEDRSAAKTNLQEAYEFSEEQAQHIVRMQLGSLTSMEAAEIESEYEEVQAEIERLTEILESESELLSVIKDELREIKDEYGDERRTSIIEDEGTVTHEDLIPEEEVVVVMTEDDYVKRMPIDDFDPQGRGGKGIIGADVKDDDRVSTVFRANTHDYLLCFTNQGQVYQLKTYEIPEMGRTARGKSAVNILDLDPGEDITAIVDTDAFGDDEYVTMVTRNGYVKRTAGEEFDNIRSTGIIAADLEEGDELVDVEVTDGSTDLVIATEGGMTIRFDEDEVRAMGRNARGVNGIKLTDGDAVAGLVATDEADGRALLTVTRNGYGKRTPLSEYRTQSRYGKGLIDIKTDDRNGPVATVKAVAADDHLVMMSERGQIVRTRVDEISTVGRNTMGVIVMDVEDGDAVASVDVLPAGSVAEANERADADAN; encoded by the coding sequence ATGAGTTCGGAAGTACCCGATCCGACGGACATCGAGGCGGCATCGATCGAGTCCGTGCGGATCGAAGACGAGATGGAGCAAAGCTATATCGACTACGCGATGAGCGTCATCGCGGGCCGAGCCCTGCCCGACGTCAGGGACGGTCTCAAGCCGGTTCACCGGCGCATCCTGTATGCGATGCACGAACTGGGCGTCTCGTCGGGATCGAGCCACCGGAAGTCGTCCTCGATCGTCGGGGAGACGATGGGAGACTACCACCCCCACGGCGACAGCGCGATCTACGATACCCTGGTCCGGATGGCCCAGGATTTCTCGATGCGGTACCCCCTCGTCGACGGCCAGGGGAACTTCGGCTCGATGGACGGCGACCCGGCCGCAGCACCCCGATACACGGAGGCCCGGATGGCCCCCGTCGCCGAGGAACTGCTCGAGGACATCGACAAGGACACCGTCGACTTCTCGGCGAACTACGACGACCGTCTGCAAGAGCCCGACGTCCTGCCTGCGGCGTTCCCGAACCTGCTGGTCAACGGCTCTTCGGGGATCGCCGTCGGGATGTCGACGAACATCCCGCCGCACAACCTGAGCGAGGTGATCGACGCGACGATCGAGCTGATCGACGACCCCGACGCCACCGTCGAGGACCTGATGGACCACATCAAGGGGCCGGACTTCCCGACGGGGGCGAACATCGTCGGCCGAGACGCCGTCTACTCGGCGTACAAGACCGGCCGCGGACGGGTCCGCGTTCGGGCCGAGTTCGAGGTCGAAGAGTGGAAGAACGGGCGCGAACGGATCGTCGTCACGGAGCTGCCCTTCCAGGAGAACAAGGCTCGCCTCGTCGAGCGCATCGCCGAGGACGTAACCGAGGGCGAGCTCGAGGGGATCACCGACCTGCGTGATGAGTCCGACCGCGACGGCGTCCGGATCGTCATCGAGTGTAAACGCGGCGCGAACGTCGAAGTGGTGAAAAACAAGCTCCTCGAGAGCCACCTCGAGAAGACCTTCGGCATCATCAACCTCGCGCTGGTCGACGGCCAGCCCCAGGTGCTTTCGCTCAAGGAGACCCTGGAGGAGTACGTCGACCACCGTCGTGAAGTGGTGCGACGGCGCAGCGAGTACGACCTCGCGGAGGCGGAGGATCGGGCCCATATCCTCGAAGGCCGGCTGAAGGCCGTCGAGAACGCGGAGGATGTCGTCGAGCTGATCCGCGACAGCGAGGACCGTTCGGCGGCCAAGACGAACCTGCAGGAGGCCTACGAGTTCTCCGAGGAGCAGGCCCAGCATATCGTTCGGATGCAGCTGGGGAGTCTTACCTCGATGGAGGCCGCCGAGATCGAGTCGGAGTACGAGGAGGTCCAGGCCGAGATCGAACGCCTGACCGAGATCTTGGAGAGCGAGTCCGAACTGCTCTCGGTCATCAAAGACGAACTCCGCGAGATCAAAGACGAGTACGGCGACGAGCGCCGAACCTCGATCATCGAAGACGAGGGGACGGTTACTCACGAGGACCTCATTCCGGAGGAGGAGGTCGTCGTCGTGATGACCGAAGACGACTACGTCAAGCGGATGCCGATCGACGACTTCGACCCCCAGGGTCGGGGCGGGAAAGGCATCATCGGCGCGGACGTCAAAGACGACGACCGCGTCTCGACGGTGTTTCGGGCAAACACCCACGACTACCTGCTTTGCTTTACGAACCAGGGACAGGTCTACCAGCTCAAAACCTACGAGATCCCCGAGATGGGCCGGACGGCCCGCGGAAAGTCCGCGGTCAACATCCTCGATCTCGACCCCGGCGAGGATATCACGGCGATCGTCGACACCGACGCCTTCGGCGACGACGAGTACGTGACGATGGTCACCCGAAACGGCTACGTCAAACGGACCGCCGGCGAGGAGTTCGACAACATTCGCTCGACGGGAATCATCGCCGCCGACCTGGAGGAGGGTGACGAACTCGTCGACGTCGAGGTCACCGACGGATCGACGGATCTGGTTATCGCCACGGAGGGCGGGATGACGATCCGCTTCGACGAGGACGAGGTCCGCGCGATGGGACGGAACGCCCGTGGCGTCAACGGGATCAAGCTCACCGACGGCGACGCCGTCGCCGGACTGGTCGCGACCGACGAGGCCGACGGGCGCGCGTTACTGACCGTCACCCGGAACGGGTACGGGAAGCGGACCCCGCTCTCGGAGTACCGCACCCAGTCCCGGTACGGAAAGGGACTGATCGACATCAAAACCGACGACCGGAACGGTCCCGTCGCGACCGTCAAGGCCGTCGCCGCCGACGATCACCTCGTGATGATGAGCGAGCGCGGCCAGATCGTCCGAACCCGTGTCGACGAGATCTCGACCGTCGGCCGGAACACGATGGGCGTGATCGTCATGGACGTCGAGGACGGCGACGCCGTCGCGAGCGTCGACGTGTTGCCGGCAGGCTCCGTGGCCGAAGCGAACGAACGCGCGGACGCGGACGCGAACTGA